The Amycolatopsis solani genome segment GACCTGGTAGGCCCACGTGAGATTCGGGCCAGCACCACCGTTTCGGGACAACCACTCCCGGAAACCGTCGAGAAAAACGAAACCGGTCGCGGCGTCGAAACCAGCGAAGAAGGCGATCGCCTGCTCCAGGTTCCGAATTTCGTACGCTCCCGGTCGCCGCATCACGTCGGCGATCCGGTCGGCGGTGTCCAACGTGCTCAGCCTCCGGGCGACGGGGTGAAATCGAGGTACTCACCGTACTTGAACTTGTTCCGGTACTCGTCCAGCGTGAGGCCGTAGCGCCCGGTCGTGGCGTCGTACACGCGACCGTCCTTGACGAGGACGTCGTGGTAATTCCACCCGGACTCGTACCAGACGTCGGGCTTGTCGAGGTCGCGGATCTCGCCGACGGACGGCGCGTTGTAGCGGTCGGTGATCCGGTAGACGTCCCCGCCGATCTTCTGCTGGATCTCGCGCGCGGTCTGCGTGCACGTGTTCGTGTGGCACACCTCGGCGACCGACTTCGGCACCCAGCTCTCGCCGAGGTCGTCGAGGCAGTTGTTGTGCACCAGCAGGTGTGCAGCCGTGACGAAGTAGTCGTGGTCGCCTTCGACCTCGAAGTTGTACACCGTGACCCCGCCGGTCACGGTCTCCGTGGCGGTGACCGCCGGCGAGCTGCCGTCCATGCTCTGGACCCGGTCGTGCACGCGCAGCTCGTCGGCGTGCACCCAGCCGCGTTCCGGTACCCAGAAGGGGTGCTCCCGGGTCACCTGGACGCTGGTCGTCCCGAAGTGCACGGTGACGAGCACCTGCGCATCGTGCTCGAAGGTCCGGACCACCTTCCGCAGCCGGGTCCCGCCCCCGGCGGTGTCCTTGGCCCAGACCAGATCACCCGGCCGGACCTGCTCGATCGGCCGGTCACCTTCCTCGGTCGCCACCAAGGTCCCGGCCGGGAAGCAGTTGACCTTGGCCTCAGCGATCACCGATCGCCCGCGGTCGAGGATCTTCTTGAAGCTCGCGGTCTCGTCGAAGTACTTGCCGATGGTCGAAATGACCCGCCACAGCGCCTTGCCGACGTCGTAGGCCTTGAGCACCGCCAGCCCGAGCGACGCGATGTCGATCGCACCCATGAGGCAGTTGACGAGGTTCGGGTCCTTGACGCACGCCTTGATGCCGCCGATGAAGAGGTCGACGAGGATCTGACCGCCGTTTTCGATGATCCAGTCGATCAGGTTCTGCTCGGCACCGCCCTGCGCGCGCTTGTACTCGTCGACCAGCTCCTGGCCACCGGCGGCGCGCAACGCCGCTTCGTCCTCGGCGCTGAGCGGACCCGATTGCTGCGGTCCGCTTGCCTGCCGCCGCTGCTCCTCTTCGTTCTGCCGGTCGGCGGCGAACTTCGCCGCCTCCGTCGCGGCCTGCGCCGCTTCCGCGGCGTCCTTGCCCGCCTGGACGGCGGCGGTGCGGGCGCGCTCGGCGTACTCCTGGGCCGAACTCGCGGCCGTGCTCGCCCGGGTGGCCGAGGCGCGGGCCTGGACGGCCGAGTTGGCGGCGCTCCTCGCCGCCTGCTGTGCGCTCTGCGCCGCGTTCCGCGCCTGCCGGGCCGACTGCGCCGCCTGCTCGGCGGACTGCTGAGCCTGGTTCGCCGAGTCGTTGGCCTGGTCGGCGTACGTCTTGGCCAGGCCGGCCTGCCGGTCCGCTTCGGCCGCTGCCGCCGCCGCTTCCTGCGCCGCGTTGTGCGCCCGCGCGGCCGCCGCTGCCGCGAGCGCGGCGTCGGCCTGGGCCCGCGCGGCGATACTGGCCGCCTCGGTCACGTACCGGTGCACGTCGGCGGCGTGCGTGACGGTGTCGACGTCCCGCTGCTCCGCCCGGTAGCGCTCGGTGCCGAGGAAGTCCTTCAGATACGACGCGGGCCCGGCGAGCGCCGCTTCCGCCGCGGCCTTGACCTCGGGGCCGCCTGCCGTCAAAGCCTGCGTCACCGCGATCCGGTCGTCGTGCTCGGCCGCGACGTACTGACCGGTGCGGAGGAACTCGGCGACGTCGTCGGCGGTGCCGTTGAGTGCCCGGTTCGCGGCCTCCTTGGTGGCCGGGCCGCCGGTGGTGAGGATCAGCTGCGCGGCGACGCGATCGTCGTCGGCCTTGCCCGGGTACGCCCGGGTCCGCAGGAAGTCGGTGACCGCCGTGATCGGTCCGGCGAACGCCGTGAGCGCCGCCTGCTTGAACCGGGCGTTCGCGGTCTCGTCCGCGAGCGAGACGACGCTGGCGCGGTCATCCTGCTGAGTCGCGGTGGCGAGTCCCGTGCGCACGAACTCGCGCAGCCCAGCCTCGTCCTTCGCCAGGGTCGATGCCGCCGCGGCCCGGGTCCACGGGCCGCCGCTCTGCAGGAGCTGGACCGCCGCCTTGCGGATGTCGAGGACGACGGTCTCCGGTGCCGTCGCCGGGTTCGCCGCCTCGGCGAGCAAGCGCTGGGTCTCCGCCGAGCGGGCGGCCGCCTCGCCGGCCTTCCAGTCGCCCGCTGCCTTGCGGTCGTCTTCGGCCTGCTTCGCCGCTTCCGCGTCCGCGACCGCCTGGTCCTTCTGCGCCTCCAGGCGCGCCGCGTCCGCGTCGCGGGACGTCTTTTCGAGCTGGGCCGCCTGGTTGGCCGCCGTCGTCGCCGTGTCCGCCGACGCCTTCGCCGACGCCGCATAGCGGGCTGACGCTTCCGCGTCCTTCTTCGCCTGCTCCGCCGCCGCGGCTGCCTGGTCGGCTGCCGTCGCCGCCGCCTCCGCGTGGGCCGCCGACGCGTTCGCCGCGTCGCGGGCCTGACGGGCCGCCGTGGCGGCCTGGTTCGCCAGCGATTCCGCCGCGTTCGCCGCCCGGTTCGCGCGGGCCGCCGCGGCGCGGGCCGTGGCCGCCGCCTGCTCGGCCTGGGTCGCGTTCGCGCCCGCCGACCGCGCGTAGCCCGCGGCTTCACTTGCCGCCGACGCCGCCGCGTCCGCGTTGGAGCTGGCGCTGCGCGCCGCACCCGCGGCCCGGCCCGAAGCGTCCGCGGCCTGCCCCGCGGCGTTGGCCGCGTCCGCCGCCGCACGGGCGCCGGCCGCGACGTTCCGCGCGTCCACCGCGGCCTGGCGCGCTTCCGCCGCGTGCGCACCGTCGGCCGCCGC includes the following:
- a CDS encoding polymorphic toxin-type HINT domain-containing protein, coding for MRFTRLFGARRARTALAVTLVAAVGAGAVAVPAPALAETAGPGERAQVVALWQAGGPATKDAAAAALVGSDAEVHTFLATGKAVAAEHDDRIKVSQLLTFAGSGLRRASQAALNGTAADVRTFLTTGWQQPWRDDNRAQVSRYITTGGHWVQVAGQKALDGTESDVRKFLDSGRQQAQNDDDRIKVTQLLTTGGPEVKKAAQRALDGTVEDVQAFLETGYALAAERDQETATVAHLADLARDAGAQAAAQTKQAQDAADRAIAAAQRAKEAAQRAAAETQAARDSSVQAAGAAGRAANAARSAAEAAKTAIGAAAEANRASRVAANAAAQAATAASLAEQACSRAYSAASNAAADGAHAAEARQAAVDARNVAAGARAAADAANAAGQAADASGRAAGAARSASSNADAAASAASEAAGYARSAGANATQAEQAAATARAAAARANRAANAAESLANQAATAARQARDAANASAAHAEAAATAADQAAAAAEQAKKDAEASARYAASAKASADTATTAANQAAQLEKTSRDADAARLEAQKDQAVADAEAAKQAEDDRKAAGDWKAGEAAARSAETQRLLAEAANPATAPETVVLDIRKAAVQLLQSGGPWTRAAAASTLAKDEAGLREFVRTGLATATQQDDRASVVSLADETANARFKQAALTAFAGPITAVTDFLRTRAYPGKADDDRVAAQLILTTGGPATKEAANRALNGTADDVAEFLRTGQYVAAEHDDRIAVTQALTAGGPEVKAAAEAALAGPASYLKDFLGTERYRAEQRDVDTVTHAADVHRYVTEAASIAARAQADAALAAAAAARAHNAAQEAAAAAAEADRQAGLAKTYADQANDSANQAQQSAEQAAQSARQARNAAQSAQQAARSAANSAVQARASATRASTAASSAQEYAERARTAAVQAGKDAAEAAQAATEAAKFAADRQNEEEQRRQASGPQQSGPLSAEDEAALRAAGGQELVDEYKRAQGGAEQNLIDWIIENGGQILVDLFIGGIKACVKDPNLVNCLMGAIDIASLGLAVLKAYDVGKALWRVISTIGKYFDETASFKKILDRGRSVIAEAKVNCFPAGTLVATEEGDRPIEQVRPGDLVWAKDTAGGGTRLRKVVRTFEHDAQVLVTVHFGTTSVQVTREHPFWVPERGWVHADELRVHDRVQSMDGSSPAVTATETVTGGVTVYNFEVEGDHDYFVTAAHLLVHNNCLDDLGESWVPKSVAEVCHTNTCTQTAREIQQKIGGDVYRITDRYNAPSVGEIRDLDKPDVWYESGWNYHDVLVKDGRVYDATTGRYGLTLDEYRNKFKYGEYLDFTPSPGG